A genomic region of Brevibacillus sp. JNUCC-41 contains the following coding sequences:
- a CDS encoding sodium:solute symporter family protein, translating to MNIALLIILAFLLLSIFLGIRSSKGKDMDLEQWTVGGRGFGAIFVFLLMAGEIYTTFSFLGGSGWAYGKGAPALYVLIYITLSYVLSYWLLPEIWKYAKENKLMSQSDFFVSKYKSPSLGILAALVGVVSMIPVIVVQLKGLGIIVSEASYGAISMSEAVWMGAISLTIYVMISGIHGSVWTAVIKDIMMVAIIGFLGIYLPIHYFGGFQPMFEAIDAAKPGFLKFPDQGLSVAWFISTVILLVFGFYMWPQVFSAVFSARSGKVFRKNAIISPLYTLMLLFVFFVGFTAILKVPGLVGADADLSLLRLSIETFDPWFIGIIGGAGLLTALVPGSMLLMSVATLLAKNVYKEFAPAVSDRHVVRLAKFLVPVIALIAVYFTLNGGETMSALILMGYSLITQLFPSLLFSLKKNNPINKYGAIAGIITGLAIVICITLSQSTIGTLFPTLPQAAKDLNVGIIALAVNFIVMISVSLALRKHAVQLEPKSINDI from the coding sequence ATGAATATTGCTCTCTTAATCATTTTAGCATTTTTACTTCTATCGATATTTTTAGGGATACGCTCTTCAAAAGGAAAAGATATGGACTTGGAACAATGGACGGTGGGCGGACGTGGTTTTGGTGCGATTTTCGTCTTTCTGCTGATGGCCGGTGAAATCTATACGACCTTCTCCTTCCTTGGCGGCAGCGGCTGGGCATATGGCAAGGGCGCACCCGCTCTATATGTTCTAATTTACATTACTTTGTCTTACGTATTATCCTATTGGCTCCTTCCGGAAATATGGAAATATGCCAAAGAAAATAAACTGATGTCCCAATCCGATTTCTTTGTGAGCAAATATAAGAGTCCCAGTTTAGGAATTTTGGCTGCACTTGTAGGTGTGGTGTCGATGATTCCTGTAATCGTCGTGCAGCTGAAAGGATTGGGAATCATTGTCTCAGAAGCATCTTATGGTGCCATCTCAATGTCCGAGGCAGTTTGGATGGGGGCGATCAGCCTTACCATTTATGTGATGATCTCCGGTATACACGGTTCCGTTTGGACAGCGGTCATTAAAGATATCATGATGGTCGCCATAATAGGATTTTTGGGGATTTATCTGCCGATTCATTACTTTGGCGGATTTCAGCCGATGTTTGAAGCGATTGATGCGGCCAAGCCTGGTTTTCTAAAGTTCCCTGACCAGGGACTTAGCGTAGCATGGTTTATCTCCACGGTAATATTGCTCGTATTCGGTTTCTATATGTGGCCGCAAGTTTTCAGCGCTGTCTTTTCAGCACGCAGCGGCAAGGTATTTCGAAAAAATGCCATCATCAGCCCTTTATATACGCTCATGCTGTTATTCGTGTTTTTCGTTGGGTTTACAGCTATATTGAAAGTGCCCGGACTCGTTGGGGCAGATGCAGACCTCTCATTGCTGCGCCTTTCGATCGAGACCTTTGATCCATGGTTTATTGGCATAATCGGCGGAGCTGGATTGTTGACCGCCTTGGTGCCGGGATCCATGCTTTTGATGAGCGTCGCTACACTGCTCGCGAAAAACGTCTATAAGGAATTTGCACCTGCAGTATCCGATCGCCACGTTGTACGATTGGCAAAGTTCCTTGTTCCAGTCATTGCCCTTATAGCCGTCTACTTCACCTTAAACGGCGGTGAAACGATGTCAGCATTAATTCTTATGGGATACAGTCTCATTACACAGCTATTCCCGTCCCTGCTCTTTAGCCTGAAAAAGAATAATCCCATCAATAAATATGGCGCAATCGCCGGCATCATCACCGGATTGGCCATCGTAATTTGCATTACACTCAGTCAATCGACAATAGGAACCCTGTTTCCAACCTTGCCGCAAGCCGCGAAAGATTTGAATGTGGGAATCATAGCTTTGGCGGTCAATTTCATTGTGATGATCTCGGTAAGTCTTGCTTTAAGAAAGCACGCGGTTCAGTTGGAACCTAAATCCATTAACGACATATGA
- a CDS encoding NEW3 domain-containing protein encodes MKKALLSLLSLLLVLALLPLGGRAANPEEANVELWNAVKPLETTVTFLNSGAHPDDERSDFLAYLSRGLGVKTSSLIANRGEGGQNEIGDELDNALGIIRSREMIEAAKITGVKAYHLSETTSDPIYDFGFSKTPEETLEKWGEELTYERLIRFIRTYQPDILMPSFQNDDTQHGHHRTMTILSERAFKDAADPTVFPQQLKQGLSVWQVKKLYLPVSSADQATTSIEIGKFDPIYNMTYPQLGEQSRYLHKSQGMGSDIPAAPRQIHLDLKQSAVDTKNQSDLFAGVPYNFTEWAEKLPRQASKLKGEFKYLQRNLDAVIAAYPNEKRVFSTSQNALSNVRSITAQVKKAKLSPAIKNDLLHKLLLKEEQLQNVSYVSSGLEVQANAASKILTKGQRTNVTVTVKNNGKQTLKKVTAALNVPKGWKTKTKAKDVNLAPNKSATMTYLVEVPEDAAYYHAYDNSTITTSISYKYGSTKTAIKEELDGTIAVLPDVGLTLSPEDIVVNTADVKEEVPVTVTLKNYTEGKTSAKVALKVPENWGVHPKNATVSFNEKSEEKQVKFTLRPPKAIQNGEYQVKAAATVNGKTFDSTIQEMSYNHIGTFYYQYPAAIDTVAFELLKPASLKVGYIESGFDKVADYLSNAGLNITKLTAADLAEGDLSQYDTIVTGIRAYLSREDLKANNARLLEYVENGGHLVVQYHKPGDGWDALKTAPYPLTLGNPSIRWRVTDENAKVNVLKPESTLFNYPNKITSDDWSNWVQERGLYFPMEWDERFETFISMADPNEEPFDGGILMTKYGNGTYLYTNLVLYRQIQSQVPGGYRIMTNLISYGAK; translated from the coding sequence ATGAAAAAAGCTCTGTTATCGTTGCTTTCCCTTTTGTTGGTCCTTGCATTATTGCCGCTTGGAGGTAGAGCTGCAAATCCTGAGGAAGCCAACGTTGAGTTATGGAATGCGGTCAAGCCGCTCGAGACGACCGTGACATTCTTGAACAGCGGTGCACATCCGGATGATGAACGCAGTGACTTTCTCGCTTATCTATCTAGAGGGTTAGGGGTTAAGACATCCAGCCTGATTGCAAACCGTGGTGAAGGAGGACAAAATGAAATTGGGGATGAACTGGATAATGCCCTTGGGATCATCCGTTCAAGGGAAATGATAGAAGCTGCAAAAATCACCGGGGTTAAGGCCTATCATTTAAGTGAAACTACCTCAGATCCCATTTATGATTTCGGCTTCTCTAAAACACCAGAGGAAACATTGGAAAAATGGGGTGAGGAACTCACCTATGAAAGGCTAATCCGCTTTATTCGGACGTATCAGCCGGATATATTGATGCCATCCTTTCAAAATGATGATACCCAGCATGGACATCACCGAACAATGACAATCTTAAGTGAACGTGCCTTTAAGGATGCCGCCGACCCAACCGTGTTTCCACAACAATTGAAACAAGGTCTCTCGGTATGGCAGGTAAAAAAGTTATATTTACCCGTTTCCTCGGCAGATCAAGCAACCACTTCGATTGAAATCGGTAAATTTGACCCAATTTATAATATGACTTACCCTCAGCTTGGAGAACAATCACGCTATCTGCATAAAAGCCAAGGCATGGGTTCTGATATCCCTGCAGCACCTCGCCAGATCCATCTGGATTTAAAGCAAAGCGCCGTTGATACAAAAAACCAGTCTGACCTTTTTGCAGGTGTACCTTACAATTTTACTGAATGGGCTGAAAAACTCCCTCGCCAAGCCTCAAAATTGAAAGGTGAATTTAAATACCTGCAACGGAATTTGGACGCCGTCATTGCGGCTTATCCAAATGAAAAACGTGTTTTTTCAACATCCCAAAATGCTCTCTCCAATGTTCGTTCAATTACTGCGCAAGTCAAAAAGGCAAAGCTAAGCCCTGCCATTAAGAACGACTTGCTTCATAAGCTCTTATTAAAAGAAGAGCAATTGCAAAACGTCAGTTATGTCTCTTCAGGACTCGAAGTTCAAGCTAACGCAGCTTCAAAGATCCTTACGAAAGGCCAAAGAACGAATGTTACCGTTACCGTGAAGAATAACGGGAAACAAACTTTGAAAAAAGTCACTGCTGCATTGAACGTGCCTAAAGGATGGAAGACCAAAACAAAAGCTAAAGATGTCAATCTGGCACCAAATAAATCAGCGACAATGACCTACCTGGTCGAGGTCCCAGAAGATGCAGCCTATTACCATGCCTATGATAACTCAACCATTACAACGAGCATTTCTTATAAATACGGCAGCACAAAAACGGCCATCAAGGAAGAATTGGACGGAACGATCGCTGTCCTACCCGACGTTGGCCTTACACTATCTCCTGAAGATATAGTCGTAAATACAGCAGATGTAAAAGAAGAAGTCCCAGTGACTGTAACCTTGAAAAACTACACAGAAGGAAAAACATCAGCTAAGGTCGCTTTAAAAGTCCCAGAAAATTGGGGAGTTCATCCCAAAAATGCCACTGTATCATTTAATGAAAAATCAGAGGAAAAACAAGTGAAGTTCACTCTCAGACCGCCGAAGGCAATCCAAAATGGTGAATATCAGGTTAAGGCAGCTGCTACTGTCAATGGGAAAACCTTTGATTCGACCATTCAGGAAATGTCCTATAACCATATCGGAACATTCTATTACCAATACCCAGCAGCTATCGACACCGTTGCATTTGAGCTTTTGAAGCCAGCTTCATTAAAAGTGGGGTACATTGAAAGTGGATTCGATAAAGTGGCAGATTATTTGAGCAATGCAGGCCTGAACATTACGAAGTTAACTGCAGCCGATTTAGCTGAAGGTGATTTAAGTCAATATGATACGATCGTTACAGGCATCCGTGCTTATCTATCAAGGGAAGATTTAAAGGCAAATAACGCGCGCTTACTTGAATATGTGGAAAACGGCGGTCATCTCGTCGTTCAATACCATAAACCGGGTGATGGATGGGATGCCCTGAAGACAGCTCCATATCCCCTTACCCTCGGGAATCCTTCCATTCGTTGGCGGGTAACCGATGAAAATGCCAAGGTAAACGTCTTGAAACCAGAATCGACTCTCTTTAACTATCCAAATAAAATAACTAGTGATGACTGGAGCAATTGGGTCCAAGAAAGAGGATTGTATTTTCCAATGGAATGGGATGAACGGTTTGAAACATTCATTTCCATGGCCGATCCAAATGAAGAACCGTTTGATGGCGGAATCCTTATGACTAAATACGGCAACGGCACCTACCTCTATACCAACCTTGTCCTATATAGGCAAATTCAAAGCCAGGTACCAGGCGGATATCGAATCATGACGAACTTAATCAGTTACGGTGCCAAGTAA
- a CDS encoding extracellular solute-binding protein, whose protein sequence is MKNKKKSLVSVMALSAALLISGCNGADTKTNSEAGGAKGKKGELEDKIVVYSPHGKDILSKFEKQFEDEYGIDVEWLDMGSQEILDRVRSEKSNPQADVWWGAPSTNFNQAKSDGLLAAYKPSYSDSLDEGFRDPEWYWTGTSQTPEVIMYNSKELSKDEVPKDWDQLLDPKWKDEIIIRYPLASGTMRTIFSAMIYRTYKDTNDPKEGYDWLKKLDQNTKEYSANPEMMYNKVAKGEGSLSVWAMPDVVMLKENKNYPFEFVIPESGTPVLTEGIAIVEGAKHPKAAEAFYEFVNSPEAAKILADEFYRIPTRNDVKDLPEWITETEIKAMDIDWDAFEEKGDEWMKYWDENIKSGDKEIKE, encoded by the coding sequence ATGAAAAATAAGAAAAAGTCGCTTGTTTCAGTAATGGCCTTATCGGCAGCACTATTGATTTCGGGATGTAACGGTGCAGATACGAAAACGAATTCGGAAGCTGGCGGTGCCAAGGGAAAAAAAGGTGAGCTGGAAGATAAGATCGTTGTTTATTCACCGCATGGCAAAGATATTTTATCAAAATTCGAAAAACAGTTCGAAGATGAGTATGGTATTGATGTTGAGTGGCTTGATATGGGGTCTCAGGAAATCCTTGACCGCGTTCGATCAGAGAAAAGCAATCCGCAGGCAGACGTTTGGTGGGGGGCACCTTCCACGAACTTCAATCAAGCAAAGAGCGATGGGCTGCTGGCTGCTTATAAGCCTAGCTATTCCGATAGTCTTGATGAAGGATTCCGAGATCCGGAATGGTATTGGACGGGAACGAGCCAGACGCCGGAAGTCATCATGTATAACAGCAAAGAACTATCAAAAGACGAGGTGCCGAAAGATTGGGATCAGCTGCTTGATCCAAAGTGGAAAGACGAAATCATCATTCGCTATCCGTTAGCCTCCGGAACGATGAGGACAATTTTTTCTGCGATGATCTATCGTACGTATAAGGATACGAATGATCCAAAAGAAGGGTATGACTGGTTAAAGAAGCTTGACCAAAACACAAAGGAATATTCAGCAAACCCGGAAATGATGTATAACAAGGTGGCCAAAGGAGAGGGCTCACTTTCCGTTTGGGCAATGCCGGATGTTGTCATGCTTAAGGAAAATAAAAATTATCCGTTTGAGTTTGTCATTCCAGAAAGCGGAACGCCAGTATTGACAGAAGGTATCGCCATCGTTGAAGGTGCCAAGCACCCCAAAGCGGCAGAGGCCTTTTATGAGTTTGTGAATTCACCGGAAGCCGCAAAAATTCTAGCAGATGAATTTTACAGGATTCCGACCAGAAATGATGTGAAGGATCTACCTGAATGGATCACGGAAACAGAAATTAAAGCGATGGATATTGATTGGGATGCATTCGAAGAAAAAGGTGACGAGTGGATGAAATATTGGGACGAAAATATTAAAAGTGGAGATAAAGAAATTAAAGAATAA
- the argH gene encoding argininosuccinate lyase has protein sequence MSRIEDFIKNEGSVFPGKTYAEELLMPVFNDQRDYLFHAMFDIHRAHVIMLSEQKIIKEEEAKTMLDGIRKVAQTDLEQLTYQPQFEDLFFMMEAKIGEEIGHELAGKIHIGRSRNDMGVAMYRLVLRGHMLQLIGYANHLSEAFLVQADKHTETYITGYTHTQPAQPTTIGHYFLAIYDVLQRDIGRLWAAYETVNQSPLGAAALTTTGFPISRNRTAELLGFDSVIENSYDSIGGADYLLETATAIMTCMVNTGRWIQDFLQHVTREFGTFHVADPYVQVSSIMPQKRNPVSIEHSRSIASSAYGDALAAMNMIHNTPFGDIVDTEDDLQPHLYRAFSNAGRVMKLMYAVISTLKVNEEHTKKMAAKSSITVTELADTLSRDYEISFRKAHSIASHIAKRSIGDGKELYDWDTQDINKIINEFVAVNLTEDEWKKIISPEYFVEIRSIQGGPSPKEVTRMIVKRKQILEQQLHEYKGIVEAINDGRKALMDYGRCGKEGSEF, from the coding sequence ATGAGCAGGATTGAAGATTTTATCAAAAATGAAGGTAGTGTCTTTCCCGGAAAAACCTATGCAGAAGAGCTTCTGATGCCTGTTTTTAATGATCAAAGAGATTACTTATTTCATGCAATGTTCGATATTCATCGGGCGCATGTCATCATGCTTTCGGAACAAAAGATCATTAAAGAAGAAGAGGCGAAAACCATGCTTGACGGGATTCGGAAAGTGGCCCAAACAGATCTCGAGCAGTTGACCTATCAGCCCCAATTCGAAGACTTATTTTTCATGATGGAGGCAAAGATAGGTGAGGAAATCGGTCATGAACTTGCAGGGAAGATTCATATCGGCCGCAGTCGTAATGATATGGGAGTCGCGATGTACCGGCTTGTTTTGAGAGGCCATATGCTCCAGTTGATTGGCTATGCAAACCATTTGAGTGAGGCATTCCTGGTGCAGGCTGATAAACATACAGAAACCTATATAACTGGTTACACGCATACCCAACCGGCTCAGCCGACTACGATAGGACATTACTTTTTAGCCATTTATGATGTGCTTCAAAGGGATATTGGCCGGTTATGGGCAGCCTATGAAACGGTTAACCAATCGCCTTTGGGCGCTGCCGCGTTAACGACCACCGGATTTCCAATCAGCAGGAACCGTACTGCCGAACTGCTTGGATTTGATTCGGTGATCGAGAATTCCTATGATTCGATAGGAGGGGCGGATTATTTATTGGAAACCGCAACGGCCATCATGACGTGCATGGTCAATACAGGGAGATGGATTCAAGATTTCCTGCAGCATGTGACAAGGGAGTTTGGTACATTTCATGTGGCGGATCCTTATGTTCAAGTGAGCAGCATCATGCCGCAAAAAAGAAATCCGGTTTCCATTGAACATTCCCGTTCGATTGCTAGCAGTGCATATGGTGATGCACTCGCTGCAATGAATATGATCCACAATACACCATTTGGTGATATCGTCGATACGGAAGATGATTTACAGCCGCATTTATATCGAGCTTTTTCGAATGCGGGGCGTGTCATGAAACTTATGTATGCCGTCATATCGACTTTGAAAGTAAATGAAGAACATACAAAGAAAATGGCCGCAAAATCCAGTATAACAGTTACTGAATTAGCGGATACCTTATCAAGAGATTACGAGATATCATTTAGAAAAGCTCATTCCATAGCCAGTCATATTGCAAAACGGTCGATAGGTGATGGGAAGGAGCTTTATGATTGGGACACACAAGACATCAATAAGATCATCAATGAATTCGTTGCAGTGAATTTAACTGAAGACGAATGGAAAAAGATCATCTCTCCCGAATACTTTGTGGAAATTAGAAGTATTCAAGGCGGGCCCAGCCCGAAAGAGGTTACGAGGATGATCGTAAAAAGAAAACAAATTCTGGAGCAACAGTTGCACGAATATAAGGGAATCGTTGAAGCAATCAATGACGGCAGGAAGGCTTTAATGGATTACGGAAGGTGCGGGAAAGAAGGAAGTGAGTTTTAA
- a CDS encoding ABC transporter permease, with protein MIKNRDTRLTILLLIPVVMVLVAYVLYPSLRTFIESLQKDGTMSLGNYQDFFVQESKTNLEALWNSVYISLLSVLVSALIGIPLAFIFNRYDFPGRSFFSSAAILPIVLPSLVGVMAFMFLYGESGLIPNAIKDLFGLDKVPFKIGGVSGILIVHAYTMYVYFYMTVSAAINKIDPSLEEAAYNLGANKFKVFWKVTFPLLTPAIVAASLLVFMISMASFSAPFLLAGGYRVLSLQIYFSKINGDMEIAATQSVILSIVSISFLLFMRWYQNRKDYRMASKGIGAHRSEVKSPIMKWVMVVTGIIGVIILLLPHFTILLLSLVPDGTWTFQTYPTVFNVENYRLLFEDPNIFKPLRNSLLMAVMATLANLVFGVIASYVLVKRKFVGKSFVDILVMIPWALPATVIGMNLIFAFNEPSVFSFGQILVGTFWILPLAYFVRHIPLVVRSTNAVLEQLDDSIEEAARNLGAKWFYTFRKVIFPIIMPGVLSGTLLAFIESVGEFPTSVLLYTISNRPISIEIMNQLRMFNMGQAAAYGMIQITLIVIVLFISNKFFGIKAEKAL; from the coding sequence ATGATTAAAAATCGTGATACGAGATTGACGATTTTGCTCCTTATACCAGTTGTCATGGTGCTCGTAGCGTATGTTCTCTACCCATCGTTGAGGACCTTTATCGAAAGTCTTCAAAAAGACGGAACGATGTCCCTTGGAAATTATCAGGACTTCTTCGTGCAGGAATCGAAAACGAACCTAGAGGCGCTATGGAATTCCGTTTATATATCCTTATTGAGTGTATTGGTCAGTGCCTTGATTGGCATTCCGCTTGCATTTATCTTTAACCGTTATGACTTTCCCGGCAGAAGCTTCTTTTCATCGGCAGCGATTTTGCCGATTGTCCTTCCATCATTGGTAGGGGTCATGGCTTTTATGTTTTTATATGGAGAATCGGGATTGATTCCGAATGCCATCAAGGATCTGTTTGGTCTCGATAAAGTTCCATTTAAAATTGGCGGGGTATCGGGAATCCTTATCGTGCATGCCTATACGATGTATGTCTATTTTTATATGACCGTATCCGCTGCAATCAATAAAATAGATCCATCCCTTGAAGAGGCTGCTTATAACTTAGGAGCTAATAAATTCAAGGTTTTTTGGAAGGTGACATTTCCATTATTGACACCTGCCATCGTTGCCGCTTCTTTACTTGTTTTCATGATATCAATGGCCTCATTCAGTGCCCCGTTTTTATTGGCTGGCGGATACAGGGTGTTGAGCCTGCAAATTTATTTTTCAAAAATAAATGGTGATATGGAAATTGCCGCTACTCAATCCGTCATTCTATCCATCGTTTCGATTTCATTTCTATTATTCATGCGTTGGTATCAGAATAGGAAAGATTATCGCATGGCTTCGAAAGGGATTGGGGCACACAGGAGCGAAGTGAAGAGCCCGATTATGAAATGGGTGATGGTCGTAACGGGCATCATTGGCGTAATTATTTTGCTATTACCGCACTTTACGATTCTTTTGCTTTCACTTGTGCCGGATGGAACCTGGACATTTCAAACGTATCCAACAGTATTTAATGTGGAAAATTACAGGCTTTTGTTTGAAGATCCTAATATCTTCAAACCGTTACGAAATAGCTTACTGATGGCGGTTATGGCAACGTTGGCAAATCTGGTGTTTGGGGTCATAGCGTCCTATGTGCTTGTCAAACGCAAATTCGTCGGGAAAAGTTTTGTCGATATTCTGGTCATGATTCCTTGGGCGTTGCCTGCAACGGTCATAGGGATGAACTTGATATTCGCATTCAATGAACCTAGCGTTTTTTCTTTCGGTCAAATATTGGTAGGAACATTTTGGATTTTGCCTCTTGCCTATTTCGTCAGACATATTCCACTCGTTGTCCGCTCGACTAACGCCGTTCTGGAGCAGCTCGATGATTCGATTGAAGAAGCGGCCAGAAACTTGGGGGCAAAGTGGTTTTATACCTTCAGAAAGGTAATTTTTCCGATTATTATGCCTGGCGTTTTATCAGGGACATTATTGGCATTTATCGAATCTGTGGGGGAATTCCCGACCTCGGTCCTGTTGTACACGATTTCAAACAGACCCATATCCATTGAAATCATGAATCAGCTTCGAATGTTCAATATGGGGCAGGCAGCTGCCTATGGGATGATTCAAATCACGCTGATTGTAATCGTTCTCTTTATTTCGAACAAGTTTTTTGGAATCAAAGCGGAAAAAGCTTTATAA
- a CDS encoding ROK family transcriptional regulator — translation MSFKRTPNHQKYVNKKRIIQCIQECSPISRAEIAVKLQLSKPTVSLAVDELIQEKWVFEKGIGESSSQGGRRPIQLFFNEKAAYIIGVDIGGTKVKIILSDLSGNILADTSFSTNTYLQSGLLKQMAIETERLIAKNQITKSRVLGMGVGIPGITQTASGLVIEAPSLGWVQYPFIAEAKRYFDFPIFLDNDVNAAALGEQWLGNAQNKRNLLFIAVGTGIGSGIILNNQLYRGASSAAGEMGYMVTDKEDMKREFKPVFHRYGYLESVAGGKSIGSHYTREVLKDPQHSLFERAKSSELSGEDAFLSAKKGDATAIAVINEAIEHLACGIVNAASLLNPEVIILGGGVLNSSEYILPRIREIVDRYLPSLVEMKTSQLGENAGVLGAVSLVLREHDGILNFRDEGEY, via the coding sequence ATGAGTTTTAAAAGGACACCCAATCATCAAAAATATGTCAATAAAAAAAGAATCATTCAATGCATCCAAGAATGTTCGCCCATTTCAAGAGCTGAAATTGCCGTTAAGCTTCAGCTAAGTAAACCGACTGTTTCTCTTGCTGTGGATGAACTTATACAGGAGAAATGGGTATTCGAGAAAGGAATAGGAGAGTCCTCCTCTCAAGGAGGTAGAAGGCCTATCCAGCTCTTTTTTAATGAAAAGGCTGCCTATATCATTGGGGTCGATATAGGCGGGACGAAAGTGAAAATCATTTTAAGTGATTTAAGCGGCAACATCCTTGCCGACACTAGTTTTTCAACTAACACCTATTTACAATCAGGGCTTCTTAAACAAATGGCGATTGAAACGGAACGGTTAATTGCAAAGAATCAGATTACGAAAAGCAGGGTATTGGGGATGGGAGTCGGGATCCCTGGTATAACGCAAACGGCAAGCGGATTGGTAATAGAGGCACCGAGTTTAGGCTGGGTACAATATCCCTTCATAGCCGAAGCGAAACGGTATTTTGATTTCCCCATTTTTCTGGACAATGATGTAAACGCGGCTGCGCTAGGTGAACAGTGGCTGGGCAATGCCCAAAATAAGCGGAATTTACTGTTCATTGCGGTTGGTACGGGGATAGGAAGCGGCATCATCTTGAATAACCAGTTATACAGAGGAGCTTCCAGTGCAGCTGGGGAAATGGGATATATGGTAACGGACAAAGAGGATATGAAGCGTGAATTCAAGCCGGTTTTCCATAGATACGGCTATTTGGAAAGTGTCGCAGGAGGAAAGTCGATTGGCAGTCATTATACAAGGGAGGTACTCAAGGATCCTCAGCATTCTTTATTCGAACGGGCCAAATCTTCCGAACTGTCGGGGGAGGATGCCTTTTTGTCAGCAAAAAAAGGAGACGCGACAGCCATTGCCGTCATAAATGAAGCCATCGAGCATTTGGCCTGCGGCATTGTCAATGCGGCAAGTTTACTAAATCCAGAGGTAATTATTTTAGGAGGTGGTGTTTTAAATTCATCTGAATACATTTTACCTAGAATTCGGGAAATCGTTGATCGATATCTTCCTAGTTTAGTAGAAATGAAAACTTCACAACTGGGAGAAAACGCAGGAGTACTTGGAGCGGTTTCCCTTGTCTTAAGGGAACATGATGGCATTTTGAATTTTCGTGATGAGGGGGAGTATTAA
- a CDS encoding ABC transporter ATP-binding protein, which translates to MASIKIENVQKAFGKTIAVDHLNLEIKEGEFFTFLGPSGCGKTTTLRMIAGFYYPTKGVVRFGDKDMTRVPPEKRNTGMVFQNYALFPHMTVFDNVAFGLRVRKVSSADLKRRVLDALQKVRLESYSNRQVSQLSGGQQQRVALARALVIEPEILLLDEPLSNLDAKLRDEMRVEILRLQRDYKITTIYVTHDQAEALSMSDRIAVFNYGVCHQVGTPTEIYNQPANDFVASFIGEINLLPVQVENVQQENIAVALKNSEQPIKLIVENQAREGISIVQTDADLAVSIRPEAIRILDAVEEGTNIFKGKIDSVQFFGSVVNVMVDVQDVLLRVDVFNTQDFGYFHQGKEVYVQLPEKQLRLIPIISGDAP; encoded by the coding sequence ATGGCGTCAATAAAAATAGAGAATGTCCAAAAAGCCTTCGGGAAAACGATAGCTGTCGACCATTTAAATCTGGAAATAAAAGAGGGGGAGTTTTTTACCTTTCTTGGTCCAAGTGGCTGCGGGAAAACGACAACGCTTCGGATGATTGCCGGTTTTTATTATCCGACAAAAGGTGTCGTCCGATTTGGCGACAAAGATATGACGCGTGTACCTCCGGAGAAAAGAAATACTGGCATGGTTTTTCAAAACTATGCCCTCTTTCCCCACATGACTGTTTTTGATAATGTAGCATTTGGCTTGCGTGTAAGAAAAGTTTCTTCTGCTGACTTAAAGAGGAGAGTGCTGGATGCCCTCCAAAAGGTCAGGCTGGAGAGCTACTCGAATCGGCAAGTGAGCCAGTTAAGCGGAGGGCAGCAGCAGCGGGTGGCCCTTGCGAGAGCACTGGTCATTGAACCGGAAATATTACTGCTGGATGAGCCATTAAGTAATCTGGACGCCAAGCTTCGTGATGAAATGAGAGTGGAAATCTTAAGGCTGCAGCGTGATTATAAGATTACCACCATTTATGTCACACATGATCAGGCCGAGGCATTATCCATGAGTGATCGGATCGCTGTGTTCAATTATGGTGTATGTCACCAGGTCGGGACGCCGACAGAAATTTATAATCAGCCGGCCAATGACTTTGTGGCGAGTTTTATAGGCGAGATTAATCTATTGCCCGTTCAGGTCGAAAACGTTCAACAAGAGAATATAGCGGTTGCCCTTAAAAATAGTGAACAACCGATTAAATTGATTGTAGAAAATCAAGCTAGGGAAGGAATTTCAATCGTACAGACTGATGCTGATCTTGCTGTTTCGATTCGTCCTGAAGCAATCAGAATTCTGGATGCAGTCGAAGAAGGAACGAATATCTTTAAAGGTAAAATAGATTCCGTCCAATTCTTTGGATCTGTTGTGAATGTCATGGTGGATGTTCAAGACGTGTTACTAAGGGTTGACGTATTCAACACTCAGGATTTTGGATACTTTCATCAAGGAAAGGAAGTGTATGTCCAGCTTCCTGAGAAACAGCTGCGTCTTATCCCTATCATAAGCGGTGATGCTCCATGA
- a CDS encoding DUF3311 domain-containing protein, which translates to MKIIYILTLVPFIGILGFLPFVNKIEPYVLGMPFNMFWMAMWVVLTSAILGIMYKLDPRNREGDQE; encoded by the coding sequence ATGAAGATTATATATATCCTTACTCTAGTTCCTTTTATAGGCATACTAGGATTTCTACCTTTTGTTAATAAAATAGAACCATACGTATTAGGGATGCCTTTCAATATGTTCTGGATGGCTATGTGGGTGGTCCTTACCTCTGCCATATTGGGCATCATGTATAAACTGGATCCCAGGAATCGGGAAGGTGACCAGGAATGA